The stretch of DNA GCCTGGAAGCCAGCACATACTGATGAGGACATTGTATGGAATGTTCTCGAGAGCCTGAATATTAAGGATTTGGCGGCTAGTTTTTTTGATGAGCTATCAAGTGGTCAGACGCAGAGAGTATTAATTGCCAGAGCTATTGCCCAGGAGGCTAAGATTCTGTTATTGGATGAACCAACGTCCAATCTAGACATAAAATATCAAATTGAAGTTATGAATTTAATTAAAACGCTCTCTAGAGAACGAATGCTGGGCGTCTGTGCCATAATCCACGATCTTGACTTAGCTATGAATTATTGTGACAAAATCATTTTGATGAATGATGGTTTACCGATTGCATTCGGAACTCCTGATGAAGTCTTGACAGCTTCACAGATTAAGGAGGTTTATGATGTTGAAGCAATTATAGATAGAACCTATGGTAAACCACACGTAATCATTATTTAATTAATATGATGGTTGCAAAGAGATCTAAACTCCTATGCGCTCTTACATTTTAGATCAATTACAAACTTATAAGCTGAATCCCTCAGATGATATTTTAATAACTGTGTATATGATTCTATTGGTATGAACCAATGAAGGGGTCATCGGTCATTGCGATCGCCTCCGTGTCCAATTTAAAGCAATCATTTGCCTTTCTTTTTGATCATTTTCTATTGCAGCTAAAGCAAACTCCAACTCATCAAGCGATTTGTAAAATTCTGCAATATCGAGTGATTTATTAGCCTTAAAAATGGGGCTTAAAAGGCTCGGAAGGCTCAATTATAAGCCTCCCTTGAATTCAAATCATAAAGAACGCTTATTTTTTGTTTAAAATTCTCAAGCCAGCACTTTATTTTATAAAGTGTGAAATTATAATCAAGCGACAAATAGAATAAAAGTGGACAGGGGGGGATTTGAACCCCCGGCCTCTACCATGCCAAGGTAGCGATCTTCCAACTGATCTACCTGCCCGAGTATGACCGCCAAAGTTATCTTACTTATTAAAGCTTACTGTTGACTATCCTCTTCAAATGAATCCAGGGTAGGCTGTTTTCTGCATTTTTCTCCTGGAACGTTTGTAGGATACTCACCGTTCAGACATGCTACGCATAATTTGCTTGCTGGCATGCCAATTGCTTCTTCAACATCGCGGATAGTGGTATATTTTACACTGTCTGCAGTAAGATACTCTGCAATCTCATCAATGCTTCTGTTTGTAGCTATGAATTGATCTCTTGTGCGCATATCCACACCATAATAGCATGGAGCTATGACTGGAGGGCACCCAATGCGTACATGGACTTCTTTAGCACCTGCTTTTCGTAAGAGGTTTATAATCTTTCTCAGGGTCGTTCCTCTTACTATCGAGTCATCCACAACAACAATGCTCTTGCCGGCAACTGTTGATTTGATAGGATTCAGTTTAAGTCCCACTCCTTCTTCTCTCAGTGATTGTTCCGGAAGAATGAATGTACGTTCTACGTAACGGTTTTTCATGAATCCTTCTTCATATGGAATACCCGACTCAGCAGCATATCCTATAGCATGAGCTCTCCCCGAATCTGGAACCGGGATGACAACATCTGCTTTTACTGGATGTTCTCTTGCCAGTATCATTCCCAGTTTCTTTCTTACATCATAGACTTCTCTGCCGTCAAGAACAGAATCTGGGCGTGCAAAATAAATCCACTCAAACATGCAGTGAGCACTGTTCACTTTTGAGTTAGTTGGATATGATGTATATCCTTCGGGAAAGATCTCAACAATCTCCCCTGGTTCCACATCCCTTACGAATTGACCTTGTAATATGTCATAAACAGCGGATTCAGACGCAAGTCCATATCCTTTATCTAGCTTTCCTATGCTTAACGGGTGGAAACCCAGAGGGTCACGCACTCCAAAAATTCTATTCTTGATCATTATTACAAGAGAGTAGGCGCCATTCAATTGATGCATCACATTTCTGATAGCTTTTACTGGATCTACGCCTTCCTTTAATTCGTT from Candidatus Methanomassiliicoccus intestinalis Issoire-Mx1 encodes:
- a CDS encoding ABC transporter ATP-binding protein; this encodes MDLDVNGIKFSYNQIPVLNGMNFCMNYGEVLGILGPNGSGKTTMLKCINRLLTPSQGEILIEGNKVSQMKISEIAKYIGYVPQNVRNDMASPTVFEVVMMGRSPHIAWKPAHTDEDIVWNVLESLNIKDLAASFFDELSSGQTQRVLIARAIAQEAKILLLDEPTSNLDIKYQIEVMNLIKTLSRERMLGVCAIIHDLDLAMNYCDKIILMNDGLPIAFGTPDEVLTASQIKEVYDVEAIIDRTYGKPHVIII
- the purF gene encoding amidophosphoribosyltransferase, translated to MVDMPGHYCGVVAMALTSDAVPSLKRALRVIQHRGQEGAGIAVYKDNKIQSLANVGLVHEVLSGQRYNEIEGNYGIGHVRYSTTGRSVAQNSQPIVVTSAIGDVAVGHNGDLVNSESTRERLQNIGWAFLTTTDSEIIIRLLVNELKEGVDPVKAIRNVMHQLNGAYSLVIMIKNRIFGVRDPLGFHPLSIGKLDKGYGLASESAVYDILQGQFVRDVEPGEIVEIFPEGYTSYPTNSKVNSAHCMFEWIYFARPDSVLDGREVYDVRKKLGMILAREHPVKADVVIPVPDSGRAHAIGYAAESGIPYEEGFMKNRYVERTFILPEQSLREEGVGLKLNPIKSTVAGKSIVVVDDSIVRGTTLRKIINLLRKAGAKEVHVRIGCPPVIAPCYYGVDMRTRDQFIATNRSIDEIAEYLTADSVKYTTIRDVEEAIGMPASKLCVACLNGEYPTNVPGEKCRKQPTLDSFEEDSQQ